A single window of Sphaerodactylus townsendi isolate TG3544 linkage group LG05, MPM_Stown_v2.3, whole genome shotgun sequence DNA harbors:
- the HSD11B1 gene encoding 11-beta-hydroxysteroid dehydrogenase 1 isoform X1, producing the protein MGLLQKILIPFVGLVLALWFYSGKEDFKPEMLQGKHVIVTGASTGIGEQMAYHLAHMGSHILITARTEARLQKVVIRCLELGAASASYMDGSMEDMGFARDVVKKAEALWGTLDMLILNHVTAANLSYFNSDTEHMQKLLNVNFLSYVAMTTAALPMLKKSEGPNIIVVSSLAGKIGFPFMVPYATAKFALDGFFSSLRQEFVIQNTNISITLCILGLIDTDTAMKATSGVFSSFPAAPKEECALEIIKGGALRQRDVYYKYSAVKIPVLFRDWVPDLLDYLIRMLFDVKKLKEN; encoded by the exons ATGGGTCTGTTGCAAAAGATTCTGATTCCCTTTGTTGGATTGGTCTTGGCCCTCTGGTTTTATTCAGGAAAGGAAGATTTTAAACCCG AAATGCTGCAAGGGAAACATGTGATTGTTACTGGGGCAAGCACAGGAATCGGCGAACAGATGGCATACCACCTGGCACACATGGGTTCCCACATACTGATCACTGCGCGGACAGAAGCCAGGCTCCAGAAA GTTGTCATTCGATGCCTGGAGTTGGGTGCGGCATCTGCCAGCTACATGGATGGAAGCATGGAAGACATGGGGTTTGCTCGGGATGTGGTAAAGAAAGCAGAGGCATTATGGG GAACCCTAGATATGCTTATTCTGAATCACGTTACTGCTGCAAACCTCAGTTATTTCAATAGTGACACTGAACACATGCAGAAGCTCCTCAATGTCAATTTCCTTAGCTATGTGGCCATGACAACTGCAGCTCTTCCTATGCTCAAGAAGAGTGAAGGGCCAAATATCATAGTGGTTTCATCCCTGGCAG GTAAAATTGGTTTCCCATTCATGGTTCCCTATGCTACTGCTAAGTTTGCTCTGGATGGATTTTTCAGCTCCTTGAGGCAGGAATTTGTTATCCAGAACACCAATATTTCCATCACCCTCTGCATCCTCGGACTCATCGACACAG aTACTGCTATGAAAGCTACTTCTGGTGTGTTCAGCTCTTTCCCAGCAGCACCAAAGGAGGAGTGTGCCCTAGAAATCATAAAAGGTGGAGCCCTGCGCCAACGTGATGTTTATTATAAATATTCCGCTGTAAAGATCCCTGTATTGTTCCGGGACTGGGTCCCAGATCTCCTGGATTACCTCATCAGGATGCTATTTGACGTGAAAAAGCTAAAAGAAAATTAG
- the HSD11B1 gene encoding 11-beta-hydroxysteroid dehydrogenase 1 isoform X2: MLQGKHVIVTGASTGIGEQMAYHLAHMGSHILITARTEARLQKVVIRCLELGAASASYMDGSMEDMGFARDVVKKAEALWGTLDMLILNHVTAANLSYFNSDTEHMQKLLNVNFLSYVAMTTAALPMLKKSEGPNIIVVSSLAGKIGFPFMVPYATAKFALDGFFSSLRQEFVIQNTNISITLCILGLIDTDTAMKATSGVFSSFPAAPKEECALEIIKGGALRQRDVYYKYSAVKIPVLFRDWVPDLLDYLIRMLFDVKKLKEN, from the exons ATGCTGCAAGGGAAACATGTGATTGTTACTGGGGCAAGCACAGGAATCGGCGAACAGATGGCATACCACCTGGCACACATGGGTTCCCACATACTGATCACTGCGCGGACAGAAGCCAGGCTCCAGAAA GTTGTCATTCGATGCCTGGAGTTGGGTGCGGCATCTGCCAGCTACATGGATGGAAGCATGGAAGACATGGGGTTTGCTCGGGATGTGGTAAAGAAAGCAGAGGCATTATGGG GAACCCTAGATATGCTTATTCTGAATCACGTTACTGCTGCAAACCTCAGTTATTTCAATAGTGACACTGAACACATGCAGAAGCTCCTCAATGTCAATTTCCTTAGCTATGTGGCCATGACAACTGCAGCTCTTCCTATGCTCAAGAAGAGTGAAGGGCCAAATATCATAGTGGTTTCATCCCTGGCAG GTAAAATTGGTTTCCCATTCATGGTTCCCTATGCTACTGCTAAGTTTGCTCTGGATGGATTTTTCAGCTCCTTGAGGCAGGAATTTGTTATCCAGAACACCAATATTTCCATCACCCTCTGCATCCTCGGACTCATCGACACAG aTACTGCTATGAAAGCTACTTCTGGTGTGTTCAGCTCTTTCCCAGCAGCACCAAAGGAGGAGTGTGCCCTAGAAATCATAAAAGGTGGAGCCCTGCGCCAACGTGATGTTTATTATAAATATTCCGCTGTAAAGATCCCTGTATTGTTCCGGGACTGGGTCCCAGATCTCCTGGATTACCTCATCAGGATGCTATTTGACGTGAAAAAGCTAAAAGAAAATTAG